A window of the Emys orbicularis isolate rEmyOrb1 chromosome 1, rEmyOrb1.hap1, whole genome shotgun sequence genome harbors these coding sequences:
- the LOC135876575 gene encoding anionic trypsin-like — protein MKFLLILACLGAAVAVPVDDDDKIVGGYTCSIPYQVSLNSGYHFCGGSLINNQWVVSAAHCYKSRIQVRLGEYNIDVLEGDEQFINSAKVIRHPKYNSWLLDNDIMLIKLATPAALNSRVTAISLPSACVAAGTTCLISGWGNTLSSGSNYPELLQCLDAPVLTDAECSGAYPGQITTNMICVGFLEGGKDSCQGDSGGPVVCGGELQGVVSWGIGCALQGYPGVYTKVCNYVDWIEETIAAN, from the exons ATGAAGTTTCTCCTGATTCTTGCCTGCTTAGGAGCAGCAG TTGCTGTCCCTGTTGATGATGATGACAAAATCGTGGGGGGCTACACCTGCTCTATCCCCTACCAAGTGTCCCTGAACTCTGGGTACCACTTCTGCGGGGGCTCTCTCATCAACAACCAATGGGTCGTGTCAGCTGCTCACTGCTACAAATC CCGCATCCAGGTGAGGCTCGGGGAATACAACATCGATGTGTTGGAAGGGGACGAGCAGTTCATCAACTCCGCTAAAGTAATCCGCCACCCCAAATACAATTCGTGGCTCCTGGATAATGACATTATGCTGATCAAGCTGGCAACCCCAGCTGCCTTGAACTCCCGTGTCACAGCGATCTCTCTTCCTTCTGCCTGTGTGGCTGCTGGGACTACGTGCTTGATTTCTGGGTGGGGAAACACCCTCAGCAGTGGCT CTAACTACCCCGAGCTTCTCCAGTGTCTGGATGCTCCAGTCCTGACTGACGCTGAGTGCAGTGGTGCTTACCCAGGACAAATCACTACAAACATGATCTGCGTGGGATTCCTGGAGGGTGGCAAAGACTCCTGCCAG GGCGATTCTGGTGGCCCAGTCGTGTGCGGTGGTGAGCTCCAAGGAGTTGTGTCCTGGGGGATCGGGTGTGctctgcagggttaccctggagtcTACACCAAAGTCTGCAACTATGTTGACTGGATCGAGGAGACCATTGCTGCCAACTGA